From Pelosinus fermentans DSM 17108, the proteins below share one genomic window:
- a CDS encoding mechanosensitive ion channel family protein, whose protein sequence is MQTEAKRITIMTNESLFIAGGRYMDYGFWSAVTQYYQLIETAFSYEHGYRVGVSIAIFLFFWLFRNKFTKYILYLLIKICNTKATTNEYLITAFRCPLVNTIVALGTYLALRNIFPLAYDRLLDQLLRSFIVLFMAHGIHRLVKLYGNNVEELGNLLDLNVDKILIPFFSKMIRFLILALAFVTICSNWGYDINGFIAGLGLGGLAFALAAKDLLANIFSGMVIIADRPFSIGDWIKTSDLEGTIEDINFRSTKIRTFEHALVTVPNSNLINAPIINFTKREMRRITFNLGVTYDTPSQALKKCIEKIQHMLVQHPSIDNKTIFVKFDSFGENGLHIFMYFFTKTTVWEEYLNIKQDVNFQILKILEEENVSIAFPRTSHYFETPLQIIDPAQSILTKK, encoded by the coding sequence TTGCAGACTGAAGCAAAAAGAATTACAATAATGACTAATGAATCACTTTTTATCGCAGGGGGTAGATATATGGATTATGGCTTTTGGAGTGCTGTCACACAGTATTATCAGCTAATCGAAACTGCTTTTAGTTATGAGCATGGATATCGCGTAGGAGTATCAATAGCCATTTTTTTATTTTTTTGGCTATTTAGAAATAAATTTACAAAATACATTCTTTATTTGCTAATAAAAATTTGCAACACAAAAGCAACTACAAATGAATATTTAATAACTGCATTTAGGTGTCCTTTAGTAAATACCATTGTCGCATTAGGAACCTATCTGGCATTACGAAATATTTTTCCTCTTGCCTATGATCGTTTATTGGATCAACTGTTACGTTCTTTCATTGTTCTCTTTATGGCTCATGGCATACATAGGTTAGTGAAGCTTTATGGCAATAATGTGGAAGAATTAGGTAATCTTCTTGACCTCAACGTTGATAAGATTTTGATTCCATTCTTCTCAAAAATGATCCGCTTTCTAATACTGGCACTTGCCTTTGTGACAATCTGCAGTAACTGGGGATATGACATTAATGGTTTTATCGCAGGTCTTGGCTTGGGCGGCCTTGCGTTTGCATTAGCAGCTAAAGATCTGCTGGCCAATATATTTTCAGGAATGGTGATTATTGCAGATCGCCCCTTTAGCATTGGCGACTGGATAAAAACAAGCGATTTAGAAGGAACCATAGAAGATATTAATTTTCGAAGCACCAAAATTAGAACCTTTGAGCACGCTTTGGTAACGGTCCCAAATTCCAATCTAATCAATGCTCCTATTATTAATTTTACAAAACGGGAAATGCGCAGGATTACCTTCAACCTTGGAGTAACTTACGATACTCCAAGTCAAGCCCTTAAAAAATGTATTGAAAAAATTCAGCATATGCTTGTCCAGCATCCCTCCATTGATAATAAGACGATTTTTGTGAAGTTTGATTCATTTGGTGAAAACGGCTTGCATATCTTTATGTACTTCTTTACAAAAACTACAGTCTGGGAAGAATATTTAAATATCAAACAAGATGTAAACTTTCAAATTCTGAAAATACTAGAAGAAGAAAATGTAAGTATTGCCTTCCCCAGAACAAGCCATTATTTTGAGACCCCTCTCCAAATCATAGATCCTGCTCAATCAATCTTAACTAAAAAGTGA
- a CDS encoding cation-translocating P-type ATPase: MKSWHQLPIEQITTDLRTDIQNGLLPEEVTLRQKQYGFNELAEKDKESLFRKFINQFKDFLVLILLAASVISVLIGEITDAFVIIAIVILNASLGVFQEAKAEKALEALKRMSAPSSKTIRAGNLVMIPSRELIPGDVVILEAGDYIPADIRIVETANLKVEEASLTGESAAVEKDHITLEKDAPLGDRHNIGFMSTIVTYGRGKGIVVTTGMETEIGKIAAMIQSLEEDSTPLQKKLKGFGKLLGGLGLAICAVVFLVGIYNGYRTGSLDFQLVQSMLMISISLAVAAIPEGLPTVVTIVLALGMQRMAKKNAIVKKLHAVETLGSTTIICSDKTGTLTQNQMTVVKVTLGKKSFEITGEGYKPEGDFLVEGTKTGIDTEKDLDLLLLGAALCNDAQLKEPSDTQNWTIIGDPTEGALLTVAAKGGKSKEQFSLYTRIAEIPFDSARKMMTTFHKMTNHQTIAFTKGAPDILLRNCTNILIDGIARPMTEEDSQIIQEGNQNMSSQALRVLAIAYREFDQVPDNLNPSSIEQEMTFIGLLGMIDPARPEAKEAVNLCLSAGIRPIMITGDHPGTALAIAKDLGIATNEQQVLAGQDVNRLSKEQLQKSVKDVTVFARVSPENKMSIIDALRTNGEIVAMTGDGVNDAPALKKAHIGIAMGITGTDVTKEAADMIVSDDNFATIVTAIEEGRVIFANIKKFIFFLLSCNASEVLVIFLAMLLGWPIPLLPIQLLWINLVTDAFPALALGIEKKEPNIMETPPRAPDEPLLSKNMLTMIAVQSIVMAATVLAAFQYGLHTHNNDLAVGRTFAFVTLILSQIICAYSARSEHYSTFKLGFFSNTYLNLGAGLSFLLLLLSIYGPLHLIFKTIEPGTTELFAFILFAPIPFIATEICKFILNTRKTNTSFK, encoded by the coding sequence ATGAAATCTTGGCACCAATTACCGATTGAACAAATCACTACGGATTTACGTACTGATATTCAAAACGGGCTGCTTCCTGAAGAAGTAACCCTAAGACAGAAACAATATGGCTTTAATGAACTAGCTGAAAAAGATAAAGAATCACTTTTTCGTAAATTTATCAATCAGTTTAAAGACTTCCTAGTCCTAATTCTATTAGCAGCTAGTGTCATTTCCGTTCTTATCGGTGAAATCACTGACGCCTTTGTCATTATTGCCATTGTCATTCTAAATGCTTCCCTAGGCGTCTTTCAGGAAGCCAAAGCCGAAAAAGCATTGGAAGCGTTAAAAAGAATGTCCGCCCCCTCTTCCAAAACAATACGAGCTGGCAACCTTGTAATGATACCATCTCGTGAATTGATTCCCGGTGATGTTGTCATCTTGGAAGCAGGAGATTACATACCTGCTGACATACGTATTGTTGAAACAGCAAACTTAAAAGTGGAAGAAGCTTCTCTGACCGGTGAATCAGCTGCAGTAGAAAAAGACCATATAACTCTTGAAAAAGATGCACCTCTTGGTGACCGTCACAACATCGGTTTCATGAGTACTATCGTTACCTATGGACGAGGTAAAGGAATTGTCGTAACAACAGGTATGGAAACGGAAATCGGTAAAATCGCTGCCATGATCCAATCCTTGGAAGAAGACAGCACGCCATTACAGAAAAAGCTTAAAGGCTTTGGCAAACTATTAGGAGGTCTGGGTCTGGCCATATGCGCTGTGGTCTTCTTAGTCGGTATTTATAATGGCTATCGAACTGGAAGTTTAGATTTTCAACTTGTACAATCCATGCTGATGATTTCCATCAGCCTTGCAGTGGCAGCGATCCCAGAAGGCTTGCCTACCGTAGTAACGATTGTACTGGCATTGGGCATGCAGCGCATGGCAAAAAAGAACGCAATCGTCAAAAAGCTCCATGCCGTGGAAACCCTGGGGAGTACAACGATCATTTGTTCCGATAAAACGGGTACATTAACCCAGAACCAAATGACAGTGGTAAAAGTCACTCTTGGTAAAAAATCCTTCGAAATCACTGGTGAAGGCTATAAACCTGAAGGAGATTTTCTAGTAGAAGGAACCAAAACAGGCATTGATACCGAAAAGGATCTTGATCTGCTTTTGTTAGGCGCTGCACTTTGTAACGATGCACAGCTAAAAGAACCATCGGACACCCAGAATTGGACCATTATCGGGGATCCTACGGAAGGAGCATTGCTGACAGTTGCTGCGAAAGGTGGAAAGAGCAAGGAGCAATTCAGTCTCTATACCCGGATTGCAGAAATCCCTTTTGATTCTGCCCGGAAAATGATGACGACCTTCCATAAGATGACGAATCACCAAACCATCGCTTTCACCAAAGGAGCTCCTGATATTCTGCTGAGGAACTGCACCAATATTCTAATTGATGGCATAGCCCGCCCGATGACAGAAGAAGATTCTCAAATCATCCAAGAAGGAAACCAGAATATGAGTTCTCAAGCGCTGCGTGTGCTGGCAATCGCTTATCGTGAGTTTGATCAGGTTCCAGATAACCTCAATCCGTCTTCTATTGAACAAGAGATGACCTTTATCGGTTTATTAGGAATGATCGATCCGGCACGTCCGGAAGCAAAAGAAGCAGTGAATCTTTGCCTTTCCGCTGGAATTCGGCCCATTATGATTACAGGAGACCATCCGGGAACAGCATTGGCGATCGCCAAAGATTTAGGAATTGCCACCAACGAGCAACAGGTGCTGGCTGGTCAAGACGTAAATCGCCTTTCAAAAGAGCAATTACAAAAATCTGTAAAAGACGTAACTGTTTTTGCCAGAGTCTCTCCTGAAAATAAAATGTCGATCATCGACGCACTGCGGACAAATGGAGAAATCGTAGCCATGACTGGCGATGGCGTAAATGATGCCCCAGCCCTAAAAAAGGCTCACATTGGCATCGCCATGGGTATCACCGGCACCGATGTAACGAAAGAAGCTGCCGACATGATTGTATCCGATGACAACTTCGCCACCATCGTTACGGCAATTGAAGAAGGCAGGGTCATCTTTGCCAATATAAAAAAATTCATTTTTTTCCTCCTATCCTGCAATGCTTCCGAAGTACTGGTCATTTTCCTGGCTATGTTACTGGGCTGGCCGATCCCCTTATTGCCGATACAGCTTCTATGGATCAATCTAGTAACGGATGCATTTCCTGCGCTTGCTTTAGGAATCGAAAAGAAAGAACCAAATATCATGGAGACACCGCCTCGTGCTCCAGATGAACCTCTGCTGAGCAAAAATATGCTCACTATGATTGCTGTACAAAGTATCGTAATGGCTGCTACCGTTCTAGCTGCCTTTCAATATGGCTTACATACCCATAATAATGATCTTGCAGTAGGTCGAACCTTCGCCTTCGTAACACTTATTTTAAGCCAAATCATTTGTGCCTATTCTGCCAGATCAGAGCATTATTCCACATTCAAGTTAGGTTTCTTCAGTAATACCTATCTCAATCTGGGTGCAGGCCTATCGTTCCTCTTACTATTGCTGTCCATTTATGGTCCTCTCCACCTCATTTTTAAAACCATTGAACCCGGCACTACCGAATTGTTCGCATTCATTCTCTTTGCCCCCATTCCCTTTATTGCCACTGAAATCTGCAAGTTCATTTTGAATACGAGGAAAACAAATACATCCTTTAAATGA
- a CDS encoding PTS mannitol transporter subunit IICB produces MEKVVAKQKDGLGTRATIQKFGRFLSGMVMPNIGAFIAWGFITALFIPTGWLPNENLSKLVGPMIVYLLPLLIGYTGGKMVYDARGGVVGAVATMGIIVGSTQPMFLGAMLMGPIGGWAIKKVDEAFEGNIPAGFEMLINNFSAGIVAGAVAILAFVGVSPIMLGITAALSAGLAVVVNAGLLPLANVFIEPAKILFLNNALNHGILSPIGMEQAAKAGQSVIFLLEPNPGPGLGILLAYWFAGKGTIRQSAPGAMIIHFLGGIHEIYFPYILMNPRLLLAVIGGGVSGTLTFQALGAGLVAVPAPGSIFALIAMSPKGGLLAVLAGVAVATAVAFFIASAILKMSNQVADEDELVQATAKVQELKGNKVEVTQTVSQKVNKVVFACDAGMGSSAMGATILRKKFKEAGIDITVINTAVNELPSDADIVITQRTLTERAKTKLPAAEHISIENFLNSPEYDQLVKRLS; encoded by the coding sequence GTGGAGAAAGTTGTAGCGAAGCAAAAAGATGGTTTAGGGACACGCGCGACGATTCAAAAGTTCGGAAGGTTTCTTAGTGGAATGGTAATGCCCAATATCGGAGCTTTTATCGCATGGGGATTTATTACCGCTTTATTTATTCCAACGGGATGGCTGCCAAATGAAAACTTATCAAAATTAGTCGGACCTATGATTGTATATCTGCTGCCTTTGCTGATTGGTTATACCGGAGGCAAAATGGTTTACGATGCCAGAGGCGGAGTGGTTGGTGCCGTTGCCACTATGGGGATTATTGTTGGTTCGACCCAGCCTATGTTTTTGGGTGCAATGTTAATGGGTCCTATCGGCGGCTGGGCTATTAAAAAGGTCGATGAGGCATTTGAAGGCAACATTCCTGCTGGTTTTGAAATGTTAATCAATAACTTTTCAGCTGGTATTGTTGCTGGTGCTGTAGCAATTTTGGCCTTTGTTGGTGTCAGCCCTATCATGTTAGGAATTACGGCAGCATTGTCAGCTGGTTTAGCAGTTGTAGTAAATGCTGGATTATTACCTTTAGCAAATGTATTCATTGAACCTGCTAAAATTCTTTTCCTGAATAATGCTTTGAATCACGGAATTTTAAGCCCTATTGGAATGGAACAGGCAGCAAAAGCAGGACAATCTGTTATCTTCCTATTGGAACCAAATCCAGGGCCTGGTCTCGGCATATTGCTGGCATATTGGTTTGCAGGCAAAGGAACCATCAGACAATCTGCACCGGGTGCCATGATCATTCATTTCCTTGGCGGTATTCATGAAATTTACTTCCCTTATATCCTAATGAACCCTCGTTTACTATTAGCTGTTATCGGTGGCGGTGTCTCCGGTACTCTGACTTTCCAAGCTTTAGGTGCCGGTTTGGTTGCTGTTCCTGCTCCTGGCAGTATTTTCGCATTGATTGCAATGTCACCTAAAGGCGGTCTCTTAGCTGTATTAGCAGGTGTTGCCGTTGCAACAGCCGTAGCATTTTTCATTGCCTCTGCAATTCTTAAAATGAGCAATCAGGTGGCAGATGAAGACGAATTAGTGCAAGCCACTGCAAAAGTGCAAGAACTCAAAGGCAATAAAGTAGAAGTTACCCAAACTGTTTCCCAAAAAGTAAATAAAGTGGTATTTGCTTGTGATGCAGGCATGGGGTCTAGCGCTATGGGAGCTACAATTCTTCGTAAGAAGTTTAAAGAAGCGGGCATAGACATTACTGTTATCAATACGGCAGTCAATGAACTTCCTAGCGATGCTGATATTGTTATTACCCAAAGAACGTTAACCGAACGTGCAAAAACGAAACTGCCGGCGGCAGAACACATTTCGATTGAAAACTTTTTAAACAGTCCGGAATATGATCAGTTAGTAAAACGTTTGTCGTAA
- a CDS encoding LysR family transcriptional regulator, translated as MDDKDCIILKIISEEKNITKAAERLYISQPALSYRLKNLEKEFKAQIVVRNTTGIVFTPQGEELLAYALETLTKLTTIRERIHNMKNSVQGSLRIGTSSVFAHCELPSILKGFLTLYPNVEISVKTGLSSKMYTLLQKEETTIAILRGDRFWPEEKYMLSEEPLCLAACHPVDFKDLPNLPRINYGTDSALKDMVHNWWRETYPCPSKITMEVDSMDTCRQMVLHDLGWAILPAIGLKEQPSLFTRELYWRDNTPVLRRTWMLCRTSSLNLSAVQAFVDYIKDCYHLNNSLHLPSHKIIHPSLSDLQS; from the coding sequence ATGGATGATAAGGATTGCATCATTTTAAAAATTATCTCCGAAGAAAAAAACATTACCAAAGCAGCTGAACGTCTATACATCTCTCAGCCAGCTCTTAGTTATCGCCTAAAGAATCTTGAAAAAGAATTTAAAGCTCAAATTGTTGTACGCAATACTACAGGAATCGTCTTTACCCCCCAAGGAGAAGAACTACTGGCCTATGCCTTAGAAACACTCACTAAGCTGACAACCATTCGAGAGCGTATCCATAATATGAAGAATTCGGTACAAGGCTCTTTGCGCATCGGAACGTCTTCTGTTTTTGCCCATTGTGAACTCCCTTCCATACTCAAAGGGTTCCTTACTCTCTATCCCAATGTTGAGATATCAGTAAAAACAGGCTTAAGTTCTAAAATGTATACATTACTGCAAAAAGAAGAAACGACGATTGCCATTTTACGGGGCGATCGTTTCTGGCCGGAAGAAAAATACATGCTGAGTGAAGAACCGCTTTGCCTTGCTGCCTGCCATCCAGTTGATTTTAAGGATTTACCCAATCTTCCCCGCATTAATTATGGAACAGATTCTGCATTAAAAGATATGGTTCATAATTGGTGGCGTGAAACATATCCTTGCCCATCAAAAATAACGATGGAAGTCGATAGTATGGATACCTGCCGGCAAATGGTCCTCCACGACCTGGGATGGGCGATCTTACCAGCTATCGGCTTAAAGGAACAGCCCTCACTTTTTACACGGGAATTATACTGGCGTGATAATACCCCCGTTTTACGAAGAACATGGATGTTATGTCGCACTTCATCCCTAAACCTTTCTGCAGTTCAAGCTTTCGTCGACTATATAAAAGATTGTTATCACTTAAATAATTCGCTCCACCTGCCTTCTCATAAAATAATTCATCCCTCATTGTCAGATTTGCAGTCATAA
- a CDS encoding MarR family winged helix-turn-helix transcriptional regulator has product MKEFQILHKLIHIFKEKEIREFERTGLSGKELYVLQQIRTDNPWRFNDFAEHYSIKPSTLTGIISRLENKGLVKRERTEKDRKAVYLNCTSSGRDLGKQHIEEDQLFFCSLLSTLEPQEKEQFIGLTKKIINNRELCQ; this is encoded by the coding sequence GTGAAGGAGTTTCAGATACTTCATAAACTAATTCATATATTTAAGGAAAAGGAAATAAGGGAGTTTGAGAGAACAGGACTCTCGGGCAAAGAATTATATGTGCTGCAGCAGATACGTACAGATAATCCTTGGCGGTTCAATGATTTTGCCGAGCATTACTCTATTAAACCCTCTACGTTAACGGGAATTATAAGCCGACTGGAGAACAAAGGGCTTGTCAAACGGGAACGGACGGAAAAGGATCGAAAGGCTGTATATTTAAATTGCACTTCCAGTGGAAGAGACCTTGGAAAACAGCATATAGAAGAAGACCAATTGTTTTTTTGTTCGCTGTTATCAACATTGGAGCCACAGGAGAAAGAGCAATTTATCGGACTTACCAAAAAGATTATCAACAATCGTGAGCTTTGCCAGTAG
- the nspC gene encoding carboxynorspermidine decarboxylase: MTIATPYYLIDEKKLLRNLQIIQQVRQLSGAKSVLALKCFSTWSVFDLMQQYMDGTTSSSLYEARLGHEKFGKETHAYCVGYSQEDILAVTKFADKIIFNSVSQLDRYYDVVKSAKLGLRVNPGISHSHFDLADPARKHSRLGVVDRQVLAQQLHRLSGLMFHYNCENDDVETFSKQLDFIGEYYGDMLKQLQWVSLGGGLYFTKEGYPIETFSKKLADFAKEFDVQIYLEPGESAITGCAELVTSVVDLVHNEMDIAIVDASVEGHMLDLLIYRLSAKIDESESGKYQYMVAGRSCLAGDVFGTYHFQDKLQIGSEIRFADAAGYTMVKKNWFNGLQMPAIAVRRLDDTVEVIRRFSYADFLNSLS; encoded by the coding sequence ATGACAATTGCCACGCCTTACTACCTGATTGATGAAAAAAAACTGCTGCGGAACTTACAGATCATTCAGCAGGTGCGTCAGCTTTCCGGAGCCAAGTCAGTATTGGCCCTAAAATGCTTTTCCACCTGGAGTGTATTTGATTTGATGCAGCAATATATGGATGGAACCACTTCCAGTTCTTTGTATGAAGCACGCTTAGGACATGAAAAATTCGGTAAGGAGACTCATGCGTATTGTGTAGGCTATTCCCAGGAAGATATCCTGGCCGTAACTAAATTTGCTGATAAAATTATATTTAATTCTGTTTCCCAGCTGGACCGATATTACGATGTGGTCAAATCAGCTAAACTGGGTTTGCGCGTCAATCCGGGAATTAGCCATTCCCATTTTGATTTAGCCGATCCAGCCCGTAAGCATTCCAGACTGGGAGTGGTTGACAGGCAGGTATTGGCACAGCAGCTTCATCGCCTTAGCGGTTTAATGTTTCATTATAATTGTGAAAATGATGATGTGGAAACTTTTTCAAAGCAGCTTGACTTTATTGGTGAATACTATGGAGATATGCTGAAACAATTACAATGGGTAAGTCTTGGCGGCGGATTATATTTCACCAAAGAAGGGTATCCAATCGAAACCTTCAGCAAAAAATTAGCTGATTTTGCTAAAGAATTTGATGTTCAGATCTATTTAGAACCAGGTGAAAGTGCAATTACTGGCTGTGCAGAGCTGGTTACCAGCGTAGTTGACTTGGTTCATAATGAAATGGACATTGCCATTGTAGATGCTTCTGTAGAAGGTCATATGTTGGACTTATTAATATATAGACTGTCTGCTAAAATAGATGAGAGTGAAAGCGGAAAATATCAATATATGGTTGCAGGCCGATCTTGCTTAGCAGGAGATGTTTTTGGCACCTACCATTTCCAAGATAAACTGCAAATTGGCAGTGAAATTCGGTTTGCGGACGCGGCCGGCTATACGATGGTAAAGAAAAATTGGTTTAATGGGTTGCAGATGCCGGCGATTGCTGTGCGAAGGTTGGATGATACTGTAGAAGTGATCCGCAGATTTAGTTATGCAGATTTCTTAAATAGTTTATCATAA
- a CDS encoding saccharopine dehydrogenase family protein, protein MKKNVLIVGAGGVAHVVAHKCAMNNDVLGDICIASRTQQKCEAIIESVLRKGHLKDSTKKLYSREVDALNIPSLVELIKETKSEIVINVGQSYINMSVLEACIEAGVVYMDTAIHEEPDKVCENPPWYANHEWKRKERCAEKGITAILGIGFDPGVVNAWCALAQKEYFDTIDTIDILDVNAGSHGKYFATNFDPEINFREFKKVWTWIDRKWVLQKVHSIRVDYDFPVVGSCPVYLTGHDELHSLSKNIDANSIRFWMGFGDHYLNVFSVLTNIGLTSEKPVKITEGVEIAPLKILKALLPDPSSLAPGYTGKTCIGNYISGTKNNEPRAIFIYNICDHAECYQEVESQAISYTAGVPVAAAAILVARGEWDVKHMVNVEELEARPFIDLLDTMGLPTEVNEAPVPFTPPVIESLESV, encoded by the coding sequence ATGAAAAAAAATGTTTTAATTGTAGGTGCTGGGGGAGTGGCTCATGTAGTTGCTCATAAGTGCGCGATGAACAACGATGTCTTAGGGGATATTTGCATAGCTTCTCGGACCCAGCAAAAGTGTGAGGCAATTATCGAAAGTGTACTGCGCAAAGGTCACTTAAAGGATTCAACGAAAAAACTGTATTCCCGTGAAGTAGATGCTTTAAATATTCCATCTTTGGTGGAGTTAATCAAAGAGACCAAATCAGAAATTGTTATTAATGTAGGTCAATCCTATATTAATATGTCCGTTCTAGAGGCATGTATTGAAGCTGGTGTTGTGTATATGGACACCGCGATTCATGAAGAACCGGATAAGGTTTGCGAAAATCCGCCTTGGTATGCGAACCATGAGTGGAAACGCAAAGAACGCTGCGCTGAAAAAGGGATTACGGCAATACTAGGTATTGGTTTTGATCCTGGTGTAGTAAATGCCTGGTGTGCATTAGCGCAAAAGGAATATTTTGATACCATTGATACGATTGATATCTTGGATGTTAATGCTGGCAGTCATGGCAAGTATTTTGCCACTAATTTTGACCCAGAGATTAATTTCCGGGAATTTAAAAAGGTATGGACTTGGATAGATCGTAAATGGGTGCTGCAGAAAGTTCACTCTATACGTGTAGATTATGATTTTCCTGTGGTGGGATCATGTCCCGTATACTTGACAGGACATGATGAGCTGCATTCTCTATCTAAGAATATTGACGCAAATTCCATTCGTTTTTGGATGGGTTTTGGTGATCATTACCTTAATGTATTTTCCGTTTTGACCAACATTGGTCTTACTTCGGAAAAACCAGTGAAAATAACAGAAGGTGTGGAAATTGCACCTCTTAAAATATTAAAAGCTCTGCTGCCAGATCCATCTTCATTAGCTCCTGGTTATACTGGCAAAACCTGCATTGGCAATTACATCAGCGGAACCAAGAACAATGAACCACGAGCAATTTTTATTTATAATATTTGTGATCATGCTGAGTGTTACCAAGAAGTAGAATCCCAGGCGATCAGCTATACAGCAGGGGTACCGGTAGCGGCGGCAGCGATATTGGTTGCCCGGGGCGAGTGGGATGTAAAACATATGGTAAATGTTGAAGAACTAGAGGCAAGGCCGTTTATTGATCTTCTGGATACAATGGGCTTGCCTACTGAAGTGAATGAAGCTCCAGTACCTTTTACGCCGCCGGTAATTGAATCATTAGAGTCAGTTTGA